The following are from one region of the Nicotiana tabacum cultivar K326 chromosome 3, ASM71507v2, whole genome shotgun sequence genome:
- the LOC142176567 gene encoding uncharacterized protein LOC142176567, with translation MTGTDSSVTPSLSGSTSQAVNHDVNHPYFLHSSYAPGMTLVTSPFDGRGFPGWRRSIQIALSAKNKLAFINGICDEPALDSKDHAQWSRCNDMVTSWLLNSLTKEIGDSVIYSKSAKELWNSLEHRFGQSNGTKLYHLQKEIAKTVQGYSSIAGYFTTLKKLWDELDSLNSHLGCTCTCVCEGKKKVAKFLEDQRVIQFLMGLNDVYAHARGNILR, from the coding sequence ATGACTGGAACAGATTCTTCAGTAACACCTTCTCTTTCTGGATCAACAAGTCAAGCAGTCAATCATGATGTCAACCATCCCTATTTTCTTCACTCTTCATATGCTCCTGGGATGACTCTTGTGACCTCACCTTTTGATGGAAGAGGATTCCCAGGATGGAGAAGGTCAATACAGATTGCATTGTCAGCCAAAAACAAGCTGGCGTTCATCAATGGGATTTGTGATGAACCTGCCTTGGATTCAAAGGATCATGCACAATGGAGTAGGTGCAATGACATGGTAACCTCATGGCTTTTAAATTCTCTAACTAAGGAGATAGGAGACAGTGTAATCTATTCCAAATCTGCAAAAGAACTTTGGAATAGTCTTGAACATAGATTTGGACAATCCAATGGAACCAAACTCTACCACCTACAAAAGGAAATTGCTAAGACAGTTCAGGGATATAGCAGTATTGCAGGATACTTCACAACTCTGAAAAAGTTATGGGATGAGTTAGATTCCCTGAACTCGCATCTAGGTTGCACTTGTACCTGTGTGTGTGAAGGGAAGAAGAAGGTAGCCAAGTTCCTAGAGGATCAGAGAGTCATCCAATTCCTAATGGGACTGAATGATGTGTATGCACATGCAAGAGGCAATATCCTCAGATGA